The Xanthomonas indica genome has a segment encoding these proteins:
- the yidD gene encoding membrane protein insertion efficiency factor YidD translates to MAYHGSVIARALIALLRLYQRFISPLLGPRCRFVPSCSAYAVTAIARFGALRGGWMAARRVGRCHPFHPGGFDPVPDPTAPPPCRCQGKH, encoded by the coding sequence GTGGCATATCATGGCAGTGTGATCGCCCGCGCTCTCATCGCCTTGCTGCGCCTGTACCAGCGCTTCATCAGCCCGCTGCTGGGGCCGCGCTGCCGTTTCGTGCCCAGTTGCTCGGCGTACGCGGTGACCGCCATCGCCCGTTTCGGCGCATTGCGTGGCGGCTGGATGGCCGCCCGCCGTGTCGGCCGCTGCCATCCCTTCCATCCTGGCGGGTTCGACCCGGTGCCCGACCCCACGGCGCCGCCACCCTGCCGCTGCCAAGGAAAACACTGA
- the dksA gene encoding RNA polymerase-binding protein DksA: MAAKKPAKKAVQAAKKPAKPVAKKAPVSAASKPPKKAAPAKPAAKSAPAKSASKAVAKKPAAKPVAAAPAKSAPAKKAPAKKAPAKSVAPAKVAAKPAPAAKPAAKTPAAKPVAKAAAAPAKSKPATAPVAPAVTTSVPKSAPKPAAAKPVPVKPAAPAAAPAPKPVAAKSAAPSTPPQKNPVSVSKSSAKTPTKSESTPKAPIAKPTGKVAVAVTAKSNTPAKPAKYKVVEYKTDEATGRPILPKGYKPAADEEYMSPLQQEYFRQRLLTWRADLVEESKQTIENLRDEVRDIGDEAERATRETENSLELRTRDRYRKLIGKIDSTLKRLDAGDYGYCVDTGEEIGLERLEARLTAERTIDAQERWEHLQKQQGD; encoded by the coding sequence GTGGCTGCTAAAAAACCTGCAAAGAAGGCCGTCCAGGCCGCCAAGAAGCCCGCCAAGCCCGTCGCCAAGAAAGCGCCGGTGTCCGCCGCCAGCAAACCGCCGAAGAAAGCCGCGCCCGCGAAGCCGGCGGCCAAGTCCGCGCCGGCCAAATCGGCCAGCAAGGCCGTGGCCAAGAAGCCGGCGGCCAAGCCGGTCGCGGCTGCACCGGCCAAGTCCGCTCCCGCCAAGAAAGCCCCGGCCAAGAAGGCGCCCGCCAAGTCGGTCGCGCCTGCCAAGGTTGCGGCCAAGCCCGCCCCCGCCGCCAAGCCGGCAGCGAAGACGCCGGCGGCCAAGCCCGTGGCCAAGGCCGCGGCCGCCCCCGCCAAATCCAAACCGGCCACCGCCCCCGTCGCACCCGCGGTGACCACCTCCGTACCGAAGTCGGCGCCCAAGCCGGCTGCGGCCAAGCCTGTCCCGGTCAAGCCCGCCGCGCCTGCCGCAGCACCGGCCCCCAAGCCCGTTGCCGCCAAGTCCGCCGCGCCGTCGACCCCGCCACAAAAGAATCCCGTGTCCGTTTCGAAATCCTCCGCGAAGACCCCCACCAAGTCCGAATCCACCCCGAAGGCGCCGATCGCCAAGCCCACCGGCAAGGTCGCCGTGGCCGTGACCGCCAAGTCCAACACCCCGGCCAAGCCGGCCAAGTACAAGGTGGTCGAGTACAAGACCGACGAGGCCACCGGCCGTCCGATCCTGCCCAAGGGCTACAAGCCGGCGGCGGACGAGGAGTACATGAGCCCGCTGCAGCAGGAGTACTTCCGCCAGCGCCTGCTCACCTGGCGCGCCGACCTGGTCGAGGAATCCAAGCAGACCATCGAGAACCTGCGCGACGAAGTCCGCGACATCGGCGACGAGGCCGAGCGCGCGACCCGCGAGACCGAGAACTCGCTGGAACTGCGGACCCGCGACCGCTACCGCAAGCTGATCGGCAAGATCGACAGCACGCTCAAGCGCCTGGACGCCGGCGACTACGGCTACTGCGTGGACACCGGCGAAGAGATCGGCCTGGAGCGCCTGGAAGCGCGCCTGACCGCCGAGCGCACCATCGACGCGCAGGAGCGTTGGGAGCACTTGCAGAAGCAGCAGGGCGACTGA
- a CDS encoding outer membrane protein assembly factor BamE gives MEPRFLSLFGLLVLGMVFPQAHAAGSDAAACTHALHQAFASSSSAATLPSSCTRLGPVALGMRKQQVLAALGQPDISRSDAAHPDTLSVVYLYPREFNAQLAQQPRPAAALAYSQLAVRFHDDRVTNLIAVANPDVPLPFDLLGQPAGTHVDRVLQAIGGQPQWNASRDYVQFATMPLGLEVDPDTSALIGVYVAATKQDLDSFALPGLQLSKDTQSGLVNGVR, from the coding sequence ATGGAACCCCGATTTCTTTCGCTGTTCGGCCTGCTCGTGCTCGGCATGGTCTTCCCGCAGGCCCATGCCGCCGGCAGCGATGCGGCGGCCTGCACGCACGCGCTGCACCAGGCCTTTGCGAGTTCCAGCAGCGCCGCCACGCTGCCCAGCTCATGCACGCGTCTCGGCCCGGTCGCGCTCGGCATGCGCAAGCAACAGGTCCTGGCCGCGCTGGGCCAGCCGGACATCAGCCGCAGCGATGCGGCGCATCCGGACACGCTCAGCGTGGTGTATCTGTATCCGCGCGAGTTCAATGCGCAGCTGGCGCAGCAACCGCGGCCGGCCGCCGCCCTCGCCTACAGCCAATTGGCGGTGCGCTTTCATGACGACCGGGTCACCAACCTGATCGCCGTCGCCAATCCCGACGTGCCTTTGCCGTTCGATCTGCTCGGCCAGCCGGCCGGCACGCACGTCGATCGCGTGCTGCAGGCGATCGGCGGCCAGCCGCAATGGAACGCCAGCCGCGACTACGTGCAGTTCGCCACGATGCCGCTGGGCCTGGAGGTCGACCCGGACACCTCGGCCCTCATCGGGGTCTACGTCGCAGCCACCAAGCAGGATCTGGACAGCTTCGCCCTGCCCGGCTTGCAACTGAGCAAGGACACGCAAAGCGGGCTGGTCAACGGCGTACGTTGA